DNA sequence from the Oncorhynchus nerka isolate Pitt River linkage group LG9b, Oner_Uvic_2.0, whole genome shotgun sequence genome:
AGAGGTGTTGGAGGAACACCAGGGTCTGCCCCACTCCCACTGCCATGCAGCACCACAGCAGGGGAAAGAGGCCTAATAAATAACAACTGGGGAGAGGTGTTGGAGGAACACCAGGGCCGGTCTGCCCCACTCCCACTGCCATTCAGCACCACAGCAGGGGAAAGAGGCCTAATAAATAACAACTGGGGAGAGGTGTTGGAGGGAACACCAGGGTCTGCCCCACTCCCACTGCCATTCAGCACCACAGCAGGGGAAAGAGGCCTAATAAATAACAACTGGGGAGAGGTGTTGGAGGGAACACCAGGGCCGGTCTGCCCCACTCCCACTCAGCACCACAGCAGGGGAAAGAGGCCTAATAAATAACAACTGGGGAAAGGTGTTGGAGGAACACCAGGGCCGGTCTGCCCCACTCCCACTGCCATTCAGCACCACAGCAGGGGAAAGAGGCCTAATAAATAACAACTGGGGAGAGGTGTTGGAGGGAACACCAGGGCCGGTCTGCCCCACTCCCACTCAGCACCACAGCAGGGGAAAGAGGCCTAATAAATAACAACTGGGGAGAGGTGTTGGAGGAACACCAGGGTCTGCCCCACTCCCACTGCCATTCAGCACCACAGCAGGGGAAAGAGGCCTAATAAATAACAACTGGGGAGAGGTGTTGGAGGAACACCAGGGCCGGTCTGCCCCACTCCCACTGCCATGCAGCACCACAGCAGGGGAAAGAGGCCTAATAAATAACAACTGGGGAGAGGTGTTGGAGGAACACCAGGGTCTGCCCCACTCCCACTGCCATTCAGCACCACAGCAGGGAAAGAGGCCTAATAAAGAGGTGTTGGAGGAACACCAGGGTCTGCCCCACTAACAGCACCACAGGGGAGAGGTGTTGGGGAGGAACACCAGGGCCGGTCTGCCCCACTCCCACTGCCATTCAGCACCACAGCAGGGGAAAGAGGCCTAATAAATAACAACTGGGGAGAGGTGTTGGAGGAACACCAGGGTCTGCCCCACTCCCACTGCCATTCAGCACCACAGCAGGGGAAAGAGGCCTAATAAATAACAACTGGGGAGAGGTGTTGGAGGAACACCAGGGCCGGTCTGCCCCACTCCCACTCATGCAGCACCACAGCAGGGGAAAGAGGCCTAATAAATAACAACTGGGGAGAGGTGTTGGAGGAACACCAGGGCCGGTCTGCCCCACTCCCACTGCCATTCAGCACCACAGCAGGGGAAAGAGGCCTAATAAATAACAACTGGGGAGAGGTGTTGGAGGCAACAGCAGGGGAAAGAGGCCTAATAAATAACAACTGGGGAGAGGTGTTGGAGGAACACCAGGGTCTGCCCCACTCCCACTGCCATTCAGCACCACAGCAGGGGAAAGAGGCCTAATAAATAACAACTGGGAGAGGTGTTGGAGGAACACCAGGGCCGGTCTGCCCCACTCCCACTGCCATGCAGCACCACAGCAGGGGAAAGAGGCCTAATAAATAACAACTGGGGAGAGGTGTTGGAGGAACACCAGGGTCTGCCCCACTCCCACCCCCTGCCATGCAGCACCACAGCAGGGGAAAGAGGCCTAATAAATAACAACTGGGGAGAGGTGTTGGAGGAACACCAGGGCCGGTCTGCCCCACTCCCACTGCCATTCAGCACCACAGCAGGGGAAAGAGGCCTAATAAATAACAACTGGGGAGAGGTGTTGGAGGAACACCAGGGCCGGTCTGCCCCACTCCCACTGCCATTCAGCACCACAGCAGGGGAAAGAGGCCTAATAAATAACAACTGGGGAGAGGTGTTGGAGGAACACCAGGGCCGGTCTGCCCCACTCCCACTGCCATTCAGCACCACAGCAGGGGAAAGAGGCCTAATAAATAACAACTGGGGAGAGGTGTTGGAGGAACACCAGGGAGAGGTGTTGGTCTGCCCCACTCCCACTGCCATTCAGCACCACAGCAGGGGAAAGAGGCCTAATAAATAACAACTGGGGAGAGGTGTTGGAGGAACACCAGGGCCGGTCTGCCCCACTCCCACTGCCATTCAGCACCACAGCAGGGGAAAGAGGCCTAATAAATAACAACTGGGGAGAGGTGTTGGAGGAACACCAGGGCCGTCTGCCCCACTCCCACTGCCATTCAGCACCACAGCAGGGGAAAGAGGCCTAATAAATAACAACTGGGGAGAGGTGTTGGAGGAACACCAGGGCCGGTCTGCCCCACTCCCACTGCCATTCAGCACCACAGCAGGGGAAAGAGGCCTAATAAATAACAACTGGGGAGAGGTGTTGGAGGAACACCAGGGCCGGTCTGCCCCACTCCCACTGCCATTCAGCACCACAGCAGGGGAAAGAGGCCTAATAAATAACAACTGGGGAGAGGTGTTGGAGGAACACCAGGGCCGGTCTGCCCCACTCCCACTGCCATTCAGCACCACAGCAGGGGAAAGAGGCCTAATAAATAACAACTGGGGAGAGGTGTTGGAGGAACACCAGGGCCGGTCTGCCCCACTCCCACTGCCATTCAGCACCACAGCAGGGGAAAGAGGCCTAATAAATAACAACTGGGGAGAGGTGTTGGAGGAACACCAGGGTCTGCCCCACTCCCACTGCCATTCAGCACCACAGCAGGGGAAAGAGGCCTAATAAATAACAACTGGGGAGAGGTGTTGGAGGAACACCAGGGCCGGTCTGCCCCACTCCCACTGCCATTCAGCACCACAGCAGGGGAAAGAGGCCTAATAAATAACAACTGGGGAGAGGTGTTGGAGGAACACCAGGGCCGGTCTGCCCCACTCCCACTGCCATTCAGCACCACAGCAGGGGAAAGAGGCCTAATAAATAACAACTGGGGAGAGGTGTTGGAGGAACACCAGGGCCGGTCTGCCCCACTCCCACTGCCATTCAGCACCACAGCAGGGGAAAGAGGCCTAATAAATAACAACTGGGGAGAGGTGTTGGAGGAACACCAGGGTCTGCCCCACTCCCACTGCCATTCAGCACCACAGCAGGGGAAAGAGGCCTAATAAATAACAACTGGGGAGAGGTGTTGGAGGAACACCAGGGCTGTCTGCCCCACTGCCATTCAGCACCACAGCAGGGGAAAGAGGCCTAATAAATAACAACTGGGGAGAGGTGTTGGAGGAACACCAGGGCCGGTCTGCCCCACTCCCACTCAGCACCACAGCAGGGGAAAGAGGCCTAATAAATAACAACTGGGGAGAGGTGTTGGAGGAACACCAGGGTCTGCCCCACTCCCACTGCCATTCAGCACCACAGCAGGGGAAAGAGGCCTAATAAATAACAACTGGGGAGAGGTGTTGGAGGAACACCAGGGCCGGTCTGCCCCACTCCCACTGCCATGCAGCACCACAGCAGGGGAAAGAGGCCTAATAAATAACAACTGGGGAGAGGTGTTGGAGGAACACCAGGGCCGGTCTGCCCCACTCCCACTGCTATTCAGCACCACAGCAGGGGAAAGAGGCcacaaaataaaacaattatCAACCTGATGTTGGATaagtaaataaattcattaaggcTGGTTCATTGATAGAAATCTTATTTTACAACGCTCCAGTGAAACGAGGCCCACGCCATGCATTTATGAAAGCGCTTGTTTCCAGAGATCAAATGATATCTCTTTACAGTTCTACTGGATGATAATAAATGATGTTTATTATAATTGGACCGATCTTGGGGACGTGACTCACGTCATGTGTGATATACGTGACTTATTGATAACTACTCTGTTTCCTACTATAGACAGTTGGCTGCCTAGTGATTGAAACATTTTAACTGATGTGAATAGTTGGCACACACCATATACCAATGTCCCAGAGGATTTATTATGAAGTATATTTGTTTGCCTTAGAAGTTGGAGAATATCCACcggtatttccatcaatgaataaATAAAAGCATTTTTTCACAATtaatgttttttgtgtgtttttttacaATTTGGCCAGTAACAATTTTATTTATCCGCTTTTCTTATTTTACCAAATGTCGGAATTTACCGtctaacggaaaccctgacacacacacaccttgatgTCTTCAAGCAGGTCGTCCATGTCAGTGACGGTGAGTCCGTTGAGGAAGGTGTAAGGTTCGTGCATCTCCACAGCCAGGTCGTCATCCTCAGCACTGATGTACTTAGCCAACAGGTCTATGGGCTTAGCACGGCCGTCACGGATACGGATCTTAGACCTAAACACACAAACATCTATTACTTAGAGGTCTGCACACTAATCCACATCAGCAAACACCAGAGCAGTGAGATGTTTATGTACCAGGCTGTTTTCAAGTGAGTATATGGAACCATGTgaggttgaggtttagggttacagGGGGACGGTAATGAAGGTGTCACCACTCACCGTAGCTTGGCCTGGTGCAGGTGGAAGTTATCCTCTTGTTCTGCCCAGGTTTTGAAATgctctgcctccttctctctctgcagcatctccagctctgtctctctcatggccttctctctctccctctccagtcgcAGCTGCTTCacctaaacacagacagacacacttacACACAGTTCCTGCTCTTGCATTGCATTCTCCATAAGCACATACATTCCTGAACCTATTAAACACACATCAGCTCGTTTTTGCATAGAAGCATACCTTCTGCAGTTCTCTGCGATTCTCCTCCTGGATGCGTTTGTTTCTGTCTTTCAGGTCCTTCTCACCCAGATGGCCAATGCCCTTCCTGTCTAGAGCctgaccacaacaccaccaccaccaccacacagaaacacagattagtcagagcctggtcaGATGCAACCACTGTCCTTCTAAAAGGAGGGTGTTGATAGTCCCACATACATCCATTTATCAAGtgcccactctcctctccctctcttaccttCTGCCATTTGAAGGTGCCCAGCAGGTTGTTGTCTCCAAAGGGGTTGTCTGCATTGGTATAGCCCATATACTCCTCACTCCAGCCcatcttctccctcttcttcctctccttggCCTCCTTCTTGGCCAGTCGTCTGGCCCTCTTCTCCTCTGGGGTCTCCAGGGCCTTCAGCATCTCTCTCTGGTTCTTCTTCTCATCTCGGACCGAGGGTCCGGCCTCTCCGGACCCCGGGCTGCCTCCACGGGCCCCGCCCTCCGACCCAGAGCTCTTAGACGAGTCAGAGGAGCCAGAGCGACGTCTTTTCCTATCTTTGTCCCTACCtctgcttccctctctcctcccgtgGTTTTCACTCCccctgctgcttctctctctgtcttgactACTCTCCTCACCTCGGCTTCGGtccctctctctgcttttcatTCTCTCCCTGATCTGTCGTTCCCTCTCTCTGCTAGGGCTTCTGCTCCCTCTGTCTGCACTCCTCTGCCATCTCCTCTCCCGGTCAATGCTCCCCCCATCCCTCACTCTATTCCGGTCTGCACTGGACCCTAAATCGGACTGGGACTGGCTCCagccccttctcttctctcctttgtcTTCTCTTCTGCCTTTaattttctctctttccttcctctcctttggaTCATCTGAGTCAGAGCTGATGGATAGAAAAATGTAGTTGCAGACATGTGATTTCTTGATTAATATTGTACTTGTTTGACATTTTGCTGCACTGTTATGCGCTAGTAAAACatgcaaagttggaagcacagtattgtctacaatgtcattgtgtgctgtagcattaagacttCCCTTCACTAGAAATAAGGGGCCtaccccgaaccatgaaaaacagccccagaccattattcctcctccaccaaactttatagttggcactatgcatctgccaaacccagattaattCGTCAGACTGCTAGACGGTGAAGCATGAGTCATTACTCaggagaacgcgtttccactgctctagagtccaatggcagcgagcttcacaccactccagccgaagctTGTCATTGCTCAtggtcttaggcttgtgtgcagctgctcggccatggaaacccatttcatgaagctcccaacaaagagttcttgtgctgatgttgattccagaggccgtttggaactcagtagtgagtgttgcaaccaaggacagacgatttttatggGCTATGCGCttcagcggtcccattctgtgtgtttgtgtgacctaccacttcgcagATGACCCATTGTTGTGCCTAGAAttttccacgtcacaataacagcactaacAGTTGACCGGGCCAGTTCTAGCAGGGCAAAAATTTGAtgaactaacttgttggaaaggtggaatcctaccacggtgccacgttgaaagtcactgagtgtttgtctatggagattgtatggctgtgtgttcGATTTTATACGCCTGTCAACAACGCGTGTGGataaaatagccgaatccactcatttgaagtggagtccacatacctttggccatGTAGAATACATGCACTGCCATGTAGAATACATGCACTAATATAACTTAACCTGTCATGTTTACCTGGATCGGTCTTTTGACTTGCCCTTCAGTTTACGTCTCTTGTCGCTGTCTGAGTCGCTTCTCGACCCGGGATGGCCTCTGCTAGGCGGCCATTGTCGCCCCGCAGATCCACCACTGCTGTCCGAGCTTCCGCTCTCAGAACGCGCAATTCTCCGGGGATTTTGTTTCCGACCCACGGACCGACTCCGGCATATTTTCTCTTCGGGTGATCGTGATCTACTTATTTTGGACCTGTTTCGGTTCCGACTACGAGAGCCAGAACGGGAGCGATGATACTTTTTCGGACCCATGGCAAATGGGTTTCCAAAACGTTGTGGTCCGTTCTACGTCGCGTAAATCGGAGCTGTATAATGATTTTTGTTCGCAGCACAACACTGTAATGTATTTGAGGTGAAGAATCGTTAGGACGATTACAAACCTAAATATTAACTTAAAAAACACGAAGGATCCCATCTCATACTAACTTTTATATTGATTTTGTTCGCATTTGTTGTTTTAATTCTCATGCATATTTAAAGCCAACCGCTGGGACTTGCATTGAGCCCCGGCGCAGTTTGTAAACGTCATATTATAATCTGATTGATCATTTGAGAGAATGGTGGCATAGAACGTCAATGTGCCTTTCCCAAGTATGTTATCATGATTAATGAAATCTGACCACTACACCCCATCTATAGGTATGTCGTCTAGGCATGTTTTAGTTTCCACATAAATTGGCATCGAAAAGGCAAAACAAGGTCCGTGATGTTGTACGTGTCACACTATTGGCTGTATTCCAGAAATGTCTTGTGTAGTTCTTAAAACCCACCCGAACAAAAACAAGTAATAAAAAACATTCTATTCTCAATTCATTGAAATAGTTTTACAATAAACATGGTGATTACCATGGATACTTTTTGCACCGCTGACATGATAATTTTATGCTAATGGTTACATCGGAACTACATTTCCCAGAGGGTACTACAATCTTATTGACTgttttgagaggagaggagactgcttTCAACTGTCCTCATTTATAGCCAGCAGGAACACATCGTTGGGGGTTTTTATTTATATTTGTATCGTCTTTAGCTGGTCCATTACGATTTGTTGTATAACTATCAGTTTCAAAgtaacatttaaaaatatatatattcattgtCACTGGACCAATAGCGAACAGCTTGTGCTAACTATCTTGCTTCACGGCTTAGCTAGGTCGGTGAGCCTAGTTGGTTACTAAAATACCAACACATTGTTTTTAGTATGAGGTTTTTTTTATTAGTTATTTGATACTGATAACTAGCTAGATAACAGATATTGCGCGATTTCAAAACAAATCCATCTACTTGAATCAAAAGAGAGGTTAACTAACTAGCCATTGTGCGCATCGAGGAAATCGCAACAAAGAAAACGTTTTTAGTTTTGCTGGATCAGCTGGCTCGCTAGGTTGCTAGCTGTGTTGTAAACGACGACGTTCCCCGCCAAACGTTAGCAATATTAACTAGTTGGCTATCTTGCCATGGCGCAACATGGTCCTGTTCACGTAGCAAGCTCACAAAAAGCATTAATGCTAGAAATGAAGAGCCTTCAAGAGGAGCCAGTCGAAGGCTTCAAAATAACATTGGTCGATGAAGCAGATCTCTACAATTGGGAAGTGGCCATTTTTGGACCTCCTAACACTCACTATGAAGGGGGCTATTTCAAGGTAAGGTCGAGGTATAGCTAACTAAATTCACTTGTTTTGCTAACTGTCTTAGATACACTAATCCTAGCTTGTTttgttagctagttagccaaCATGGGCTATGGTCAACTACATGGTTGGATTCCGTTAGTAGTAGGCCCGTAAACTTAACATCGCATCTGTTTTCTATTGCTGTACTTCCAGCCTACAGTGACACTGTCAAACCTATTTCTGGGTCAGGTTGTTGTTCTCGGATATGTTCTACTCAACACCAGGTTGCAACATCAGGTTTACCATTGAATCGGGTTAGGTCCCACAGACGCATGTTAGGACATATTGCTGACATATGTTGATATGACTTTCTCTCCGTGTGTCCCACAGGCTCGTATCAAGTTCCCCGTTGACTACCCCTACTCGCCACCTGCCTTCCGTTTCCTCACCAAGATGTGGCACCCCAACATCTATGAGGTAAGGGATCACTGACCCAATTCTAGAAAAATAGTCAAACTTAAGGTAATTCATTTTCAAACAAATGTCATGGTCCTAATCTGAATGTTTATTGCTCTCTATAGGTGGCTTAATCCTAGTCACACCTGTCATTTGTGGGCATAAGTACCGTGTTTGTCTATGTTCATTTGAGCTTCTCCCTTGTGTTAGAATGGGGATGTGTGTATATCCATTCTGCACCCTCCAGTTGATGACCCTCAGAGTGGGGAGCTGCCATCTGAGAGGTGGAACCCTACCCAGAACGTCAGGTACACGCCCCCTCAGTATGTTCTCTcgtttccccgtctctctctcgtctctcactctcgtctccccgtctctctttcgtctccccgtctctctctcgtctccccgtctctctctcgtctccccgtctccccgtctctctctctcgtctccccgtctctctctcgtctccccgtctctctctctcgtctccccgtctctctctcgtctctctctcgtctccccgtctctctctccttcccttctcactctctctctctctccccccttctcgctctctctcctgttgtgcTGTGTCACGCATACCCAGATAACATGACATGTTGAACCTCTCCATGACTTCCTGGAAGTGAATAGGAATCATACTAGCCAAACCCCAAGT
Encoded proteins:
- the LOC115124920 gene encoding ubiquitin-conjugating enzyme E2 R1-like isoform X1 is translated as MAQHGPVHVASSQKALMLEMKSLQEEPVEGFKITLVDEADLYNWEVAIFGPPNTHYEGGYFKARIKFPVDYPYSPPAFRFLTKMWHPNIYENGDVCISILHPPVDDPQSGELPSERWNPTQNVRYTPPQTILLSVISLLNEPNTSSPANVDASVMYRKWRDSRDREYSEIIRKQVLATKAEAERDGVKVPTTLAEYCVRTRAPPPDEGSDLFYDDYYDDEDLEDEDEDDCCYDEDDSGTEES
- the LOC115124920 gene encoding ubiquitin-conjugating enzyme E2 R1-like isoform X2 produces the protein MAQHGPVHVASSQKALMLEMKSLQEEPVEGFKITLVDEADLYNWEVAIFGPPNTHYEGGYFKARIKFPVDYPYSPPAFRFLTKMWHPNIYENGDVCISILHPPVDDPQSGELPSERWNPTQNVRTILLSVISLLNEPNTSSPANVDASVMYRKWRDSRDREYSEIIRKQVLATKAEAERDGVKVPTTLAEYCVRTRAPPPDEGSDLFYDDYYDDEDLEDEDEDDCCYDEDDSGTEES
- the LOC115124919 gene encoding splicing factor Cactin-like yields the protein MGPKKYHRSRSGSRSRNRNRSKISRSRSPEEKICRSRSVGRKQNPRRIARSESGSSDSSGGSAGRQWPPSRGHPGSRSDSDSDKRRKLKGKSKDRSSSDSDDPKERKEREKIKGRREDKGEKRRGWSQSQSDLGSSADRNRVRDGGSIDRERRWQRSADRGSRSPSRERERQIRERMKSRERDRSRGEESSQDRERSSRGSENHGRREGSRGRDKDRKRRRSGSSDSSKSSGSEGGARGGSPGSGEAGPSVRDEKKNQREMLKALETPEEKRARRLAKKEAKERKKREKMGWSEEYMGYTNADNPFGDNNLLGTFKWQKALDRKGIGHLGEKDLKDRNKRIQEENRRELQKVKQLRLEREREKAMRETELEMLQREKEAEHFKTWAEQEDNFHLHQAKLRSKIRIRDGRAKPIDLLAKYISAEDDDLAVEMHEPYTFLNGLTVTDMDDLLEDIKVYMELEQGKNVDYWRDMTTITEDEISKLRKLEASGKGPGDRRDGINTSVSTDVQIVFKGKTYSQLQALNLNMETKIRAGGSNLDIGYWESLMQQVRVFMGRARLRERHQDVLRQKLFKLKQEQGVESVPLFPIIKEEPEEEDVTEKEDPPSKEPGAASSSPSANQKSATEKDDQVAGPSTEGDVEKEGEEKGEVVEAVLTEEDLIQQSQAEYDSGRYSPTLLLPSELPLDTHTITPDEDTQKLHLSRRQLAVTGDANENAEDEFVRRAKQGMGGDEAQFSVELPLTGKMYLWADKYRPRKPRFFNRVHTGFEWNKYNQTHYDFDNPPPKIVQGYKFNIFYPDLINKRSTPQYFLEPSPDNKDFGVLRFHAGPPYEDIAFKIVNREWEYSHRHGFRCQFANGIFQLWFHFKRYRYRR